TGACCTTTCGAAACATTCCCCATCTTATACGTCGTTAATCCATTTAACGCTTCACCAACGGTCTTTCCAGGTAACGCCTCTCCTATTCCTACCAGTTGAGGTCGAGGACGTAAAGTAGGTATCTCAGCATCTAATAAAGGTTGAAGCTTCTTCTGAACAGGTTCATATACCTTCTTCGACCAATTGCTTGCTGCTTTTGGGCTGACGACATTTCGCATATTGCTTAATGTTTTGGTTGCTTTATGTGCAGGTACACGCGGAACGTTTGTTACTTTTGGAACGGATTTTACGGCTCCTGCGGGTTTCGCTCCTCCAATTACGCTCGCAAACAGAAACATGCTGTTTTCCCAGTGCTCTTTTGAAAGAGGTTTGTCCGGATTAAGTGCCTGCTGCCCTACATCTAAAAGTCCCATCGTTGCGTGATTGACGAAGTCATACGGTGAATCAAACGATTTTTCTCCTCGCTCAATTAAGCCTTCTTTGAAGGAAACAGCGCCATCAAATCCGCCCATCGTTATATAGTTTCCAAAGTCATACAAGGAGTTGTACCGTTTATCTGCTCTCTCTCCCATACCGGCCCAAACGTCTTGTACTACGCCTTTAGTACCCGTAACTGTACCTTTTGCTAAAGTTATAGCACCTTCTCCTACGTCCTTGACTACAGCTTTTATACCAGTTTCTTCTTTTTTAGCTTTAGGATTTTCACAGATTTCTGTAAAGTCAAAGGATTCAGCTGTTTTTTTAGTCCCGACACTCCTAATCTGCCCCTGACTCATCACCGACTGCATAAGCATTCCCTCAACGCCCGTAGCGTTTTGAAGAACCTGTTGAGACGCTAGCATGCCTACAGTTGAAGAATCGTTGAGTGCCTGCAGGTATGGGCTTTTTTCAAGTTCCACTGCTTGCTCTGCAGGTGACAGTTCCGCTAGTTTTTTCATGTTAGCAGGTGCCGTATCCTGCTGAATTTGCGTTAGCACTTCTCTTATGTAAGGCGAGGTTTTTTCAAGCTTGTGAATTTCTTTTAACTGTTCAGCAGGCGTCATTGCCTGAAGTTGAATCAGTTTTTTAAGGCCTACTTCCTTTATCACTTTCTCTTGTTTTTCTTTTCTTGTCAAGGTTGTTGGAATACCTTCTTCAAAAACCGACACGCCTCCTGAATCGGTCATCGCTTTTTTCGCCAACGCGCTCAGCTCACTTACATTGCCCGGCTGAATGGAACCATTTTGAAACCCAGCTTTCACTTTAGAAAGCAGCGAATTTAAAGACGTCAGCTGATCTTGAATGGCTGAAAGGCTTTGCGTTTGCTGTTCGTCAAAACGGACTAAATCATTCATCGTTTTGTCCGCTTTGTTTTTTGCTTGTTCTACTTCTGTTAAAAAACCTTGATCGTTAAGCGCTGAAACAGAAGCAAGATGACTGACTTTTTGAATTGCTGCATTCGCTTGATCGACAAGCGAAACTGTTGTATTTCTTGTTTGATTTAAATGCGCGGGAATAGTGTCTTGCAGAAACGGCTGCGTGATGTAGCCGTCTTCGCTCGGTTCAAATGAGCGCAGCGCATGTGTGATTTGAGTTAGTCGAGCTTCATAGGAAGTGAGTAATGAATGATACAGCGTTAAAAAAGAAGCATGTCCCGTTTCGTAAAAAGACCGAATCGCTTCTCCTCCTTTTCCTTTAAACGCATCATCTAAGCTTGAAAATGCCTGAACCTGTGAAACCAGGCCCTGAATTTGTTCTTTTTGACTTTTAATAGAGTCTAAGATAGCTTGAATATTTTCGTGAAAAGCATCGACATCAAGTGTTTTCAATAATCTGTAACCTCCTAGCTGTATCGATGTAGAAAAACAACGAACGGTTAACGAACAACCGCCCGTCATTTTTCTAAACCTAAGCGGACGCTCCTCTTTACAAGGCTTGCATCATCCGCTAGATAAAACCTTTTTATTTGAATGCCACATCTATGCTGGTTGAAAGGTTGTTTTTGATAGCTTTATATAAAATATGAACATTATTTAGCGGCGTTTGCAGCTTTTTCATCTGCTTCTTTTATGGACTGCACGGATTTTTTGGTGGCGTTCAAATCATCGAGGAGCGTTTGCTTGTAGTCCACAATTAACGTTTGCAGCTGCTGGTTCAGCTGGTTTAATTCATCGAGCACCTCTAGTTCTTGTCCGCTTCCGACGTGAAACGGAAAAAGCGGCTGAAACTGCTGCGCAGCAGCGCTTAGGTCACTAAGCGTTCTATTAATTTCACCATCTATTACTTTAATTTCGTCTGCCATATTGCATCACACCTTATCTTTTGCTTCGTCTTCTTGCATTTTAATGGCGCGTTCCATCCCTTGTATATCTGATTGAAGCGCCGTAATTTTTGCATCAATTGTCGTGATGGCGTCCGTCAGCTGACGGGTCAGCAAATCATCGTATTCGTCTAACATAGCGGTGCGGATGTCTTCAAACCCAACAGCAAGGCTGCCTGACCAAGTGGCGGAAGTAAGCTCTGGTTCTTTTACCTTTTCCTTTGCACGTTCAAGCTCTCCTTTGACTTCCGTTAACGTGTTTTTACTAGCGGTAAGCTGCTGGATATCTTCATGTGCCTGCTTCACTTGGGTATACAGATGAGCAACAAACATCTCATTCATATGATGACACTTCCTTTATATCTATCTCTTGGTTTCTCTAACAGTAATTCCCTTTTATAGCTTATCAAATAAAGAAAGAGAGCACATCGGCATGTTTTCTTATATTTTTTGGGAATAATGTAGGTTTTTAGTTCAATACCCACTCTTCAGGATAAAATAACCAAAACTATCTTACTATTGACAATTTATCAAGATTTTCGGACTACTTTGCTTGTTATTTCCGCGCCACTAAAAGGCCTTTTTACACAATTTTTTTGTTAAAACGCATTCATTCTTTCTATTTCCAAATATTTAAACATGCGCTAGTATATACATAATATAAAGAGGAGGTTGAGTATGAGAGAAAAGCTCGTAAGACTCGGTTATTTACTGGGATTGGCTCTTGTTTTGTCCGGCATTTTATATTTTTTCGCATCGAACTGGCAAGGCTTTGACCGCTACATTAAAATTGCGCTGAGCGTGGGGCTGATGCTGCTGTTTTACGGAAGTGCGTTTGTAGTGCGAAAGCTGCTTCCTCAGCAGGCGTTTTTAAGTCACTGGACGCTTTTGGCCGGCGCTCTTTCATTTGGATTAAGCATCGCGCTTCTTTCTCAAATTTACAACACGCACGCTGAATCGTACTGGCTGTTTTTAATTTGGCTTGTGCCGGTTATTTTGTTTAGCTTTTTTACAAAGTATCAGCCGTTTTATGTGTTATCGTTTGTTTTATTTCAATTCACCATGGCTTTTTTTATTTCACCAACAGGCGCAGTTTCACAGCGAGGTGAACACGAGACGCTCTTACTTTACGCAGGAATGGCGCTTGTGAACTTACTCATCTTTTGGATCATAAAAAAGAAACAGCGCTCGTCTCCTGTGATCATATATGCAGCGTTTTGTTTGTTTCACTACATTTTTTTAACTGTTTCCCTGCCGGATTTCACAGGCAGCTCTAGCTTACGGATTGGTCTTATTGTTTTTTATTTGCTGTTTCTACTAAGCTCCTTTTTTTATTTTTCAAAAGTGAAGCCGCAAAGGTCGTTTTTAGGGATTTCCATTGTGGCATTTGCTTTATTTGTTATTGAACAGTTTTTCTCTTTTATTTTTAAACACTACGCTGAATGGTCGCTGTTTTTAGCTTTAGGGTTCGTGATTTTGTTTATTGGTGCAAGCGTATGGTTTGTCAAATGGCTCACTGCTAACACGTCAGCACAAAAAACCTCGCTCCGCGTAATCAAACGAATAGCGGTGATTGGGATTACGGCCATTGCATCGGTCATCGGCAGCAGCTCTTTAGGAGGACTTGTCACACTTATTACAGGAACGTACCCAACAAACGGAATGCTTGTGATTGGCGTTTTGCTGATTGTGGCATGTTATTTGATTAAAGCAGATATTCCAACCGTGAAATATACGCTTTTAATGATGGGCGTATTAATTAGCGGCGGCGCTTCTTTTTTTGTGAACGACATTCTGTTTTTTATCTACGTCATCGCACTTGTAGCGCTTTTAGTATTCACAAAGCATACGCCCGTTCGCCTGCTGCTTTTTGTGCTAGTGCAAGGGCTTCTGTTAATAAAGGTTCCGACTGCTTACTATGACACTATCAAAATAGATTATGTGCTGCTCGCTTTGTTTCTATTAAATGCCGCTGTGTACGCGATAAACGTGCACCACGCGTTTAAAAAAGCAGCGCTGCTTCTTGCTTTTATCTTTTTACTGTCGCTGACTGAATTAAGCGAACCGTCTTTTTTAAATATCATTTACTGCACGGTGTTTTTTGTGATTTCGACCGTCTTTTTATTTGTGACGGTACGAAAAGAGCCAAAGTATGATTTTATTGTTGGCATGATTTTCTGGTTTGTTTTTTTAGCGATGAAATATTACGACTTTGTGTGGGATTTATTTAATAAATCACTTGTGCTCGTTATTTTAGGTCTTATCTTTCTTTTCCTAAGCAGGAAATGGGACCTGTCAACGCCTGATCAGCCGCAGCCGTCGTTTCTTGATCGCAGCCGAACCGCTGTATGGATCATCATTCTTGTTCAGCTTATTATGCTGGGCGGCATTTTCACTAAAAACGAAGTGCTTCTTCAAAACGGAAAAGAAATTAAGCTCGCTTTACAGCCGATCGATCCGCGCTCGCTGCTGCAAGGCGATTACGTTGAGCTGAATTACGACATTGCGCACGTTACCTTACCTCATGTAAAAGACGGTGAAAAAGTGAAGCTCGTTCTTCGCCCTGACAAACAAGGCGTGTATAAATACGCAAAAATCTACCAAGCGGATGATGACTGGAATAAGCCGTATACTTCTAAAGAAAAAGACGTTGTCATTACGGGCAGCTATCACGACTGGGGAATTCAGTACGGAATTGAACATTATTTTATTCCAGAAGGAACCGGCAGCAAAGTGGAAAGCGAAGCTCGTTTTGCTACTGTACGAGTTGGAAAAAATGGAGATGCGATCGTTACCAAAGTAGGAAAATAAAAAAGCAGCCGCTTCAACATTGAAGCGGCTGCTTTTTGTTTTAATTGATAAATACGCCGATGGTCATCGTTAGAATAAGAATCACAAAGAAAATAATGATTCCATAGCCAATCCATTTTATTCTTTTGGGCGTTCCTTTTACATTCATATCCGTTAATTTTCCTTCAATACGCTTTTGATGTTCAGTAACATCATTGTATTCATTGTTAGGTGAAGTGATATTACCCTTCCTTTCTATTTAATCGTTTTCTTTCTTCTAAAAGCTCTTCGTATCTTTTTTCAAGACGCTGCTTGTCTTTTCCTTCTGGCGTGATAGAAAGCTCGCTAATCACTTTTGTTAATTCTAGTTGAAGCGCAAGTTTCTCGGCTTCATTTTGCTGCTGTGACGCTTTTTTGCTTTTACCCGTGTCTTCAATCGCCGCGAGCTCCGCTTTGGACTGTTTTAACGTCAAAACATGCGTCGCAAGCTTTTTAACAAAATAGCGGTCGTGCGTCACAAATAAAATCGTCCCTGGATAAGCTTTTAACACTTCTTGAAGCGCTTCTTTTGTATGAAGATCAAGATAGTTGGTCGGTTCATCTAAAAGAAGAACGTTATAGTTTCCTAAAAAGACTTTTGCTAATGCCGTTTTGACTCGTTCTCCTCCGCTTAGCATCTCTACTTTTTTATACACGTCTTCACGTTTAAAAAGTAAGCGCGATAGCACCGTACGAATAAACTGTTCAGTGTACGGGCTGTCTTCTTTAATGTTTTCTAAAATGGTTTTAGCGGGATCTAGATTTTCAAGGCGCTGATGGAAAAAGCCGAGTTTTACAGGCTTCGCAACCGTAATCCCTTCTGTTCGCTGCTCAATCATATTCAGCAGCGTAGATTTTCCGGCGCCGTTTTTGCCGACAATCGCTACTTTCGCTCCTGGCTTCACACCGCCTTTTAGGTTTTGAAACAAGATATGATTACCAGCTGATGCTGAGACTTTGTCAAAGCTTAGTACCTGCTTGCTGTGCACTTGGTGAAACTGCGATAGGTCAAAATGAATTTCTTCCATTTCTTTTGGCTTTTCTTTTTTCTCCAGCTTTTCAATTCTTGTTTCAATCGCTTTTGCGCTTCTGTCTAGCTTCGCTTTTTGTTTTCCGACCGCTCGCTTATGAAGTCTCGCTTCAGAGTTGCCCATGCGGCTCGGCGCTTTTTTAAGCGACTTTGATTTTTGGCTTTTTTCTTCAGACGCCAGTTCAAGACGCTGCTTTTCTTTTACATACTGTTCATATTCAAACTGCTGTCTTTCAACCGCGTGTTTTTTTTGCGTCACATATTCTTGATAATTGCCTTCATAACAGTGAATTTTGCCGCCTTCTACTTCCCAAATAGACGTACAAAGGCGGTTTAATAATTCTCGGTCATGTGAAATCAGCAGCAGACTGCCTGTAAAAGACTTCATTTCTTCTTCAAATTTTTCTACGCCTTTTACATCTAAGTGGCTCGTTGGCTCATCGGCTGCAAGCAGTTCCGCGCCGGATGAAAGAGCAGATGCAATTTTCTTTCTTGTTTCTTCTCCTCCGCTAAGAAAGTCCGCTTCAGTTGGCACACTCCACTGACTTTTCATCTCAGGAGAAACGTCTCCTGTAGGTTGAATATCAAGCTGTGGAATCAGTGAGGAACGGCCATATGTTTGCACAATCCCTTGATCTGGACTCATTTTCTTCATTAAAATATGAAGCAACGTCGATTTGCCTTCTCCGTTTTTCCCAACAATTCCAATTCGCTCTCCGCGATGTACTTGAAGCTTCTCCGCTTGAAACAGCAGGCGATCTCCATAGCTTTTTTCAATATTTATAGCTTCTAACAATAACATAAAAAAACCTCCCTAGGATTTCTAGAGAGGATTAGAGGTCATAATTAGGCATACGCAAATATGCACCCTTTTATAGAGTAAAAAAAGGGAGAAATCACTTCATATAAGACATATAGAAATGGCACCTAAAAATGTACAGACTAATCCTATCTAGACAAATGTTCATTTAAAATAAAGTTTTAAAAGAATGTCTAAAAAAATAGGATTACTTATCCATTGTCTACGGTACCTTTCCTTTCTTAGTATAAAATGACTTACTTCTTACAGTGTATGATGAACATTTTTAAATGTCAATATCCATTTGGATGATATTCCCTTCTTTTCCTAAGTACAAAAAATCCTCAGCTGATCTCAGCCGAGGATTCTTTTCTTACACGTATTGATTCACTTTCCCTGTAAAATCAGGCAGCCACTCACCGTGTGCTTCAATTAAATCATCGCACATACGAATGATGTCATCCATGGATAATTCCGCATTTGTATGAGGATCTAGCATCGCTGCTTGATAGATGTGCTCTCTTTTTCTAGTGACAGCTGCTTCAATAGTTAATAATTGCGTATTAATATTCGTGCGATTTAACGCCGCAAGCTGCTCTGGTAAGTCTCCTACATAAGTCGGCATAATACCGCTTCGGTCTACAACACATGGAACTTCTACGCACGCTTTTGTCGGCAGGTTACTAATTAAGCCTCCGGTATTTAATACGTTACCCGCAAATTTAAACGGCACGTTTGTCTCCATTGCTTCAATGATTCTAGAGCCGTACTCATGTGAACGTGTATGAGTTAACTGACTGTTGTTAACCATTTCTTCTCTCATGGATTCCCAATTGCTGATTTGCTCTTCGCATCGGCGCGGATATTCATCAAGAGGGATGTTAAACTGATCAACAAGATTTGGATATTTATGTTTAATAAAGTATGGATGATATTCTGCGTTATGCTCAGACGATTCGGTAATATAATAACCGAACTTATCCATTAGCTCAAAACGCACCATATCATGATGCTTTGTTCTTTGTTTTTCTTTTGCCAGACGCTTGATTTCTGGGTATAAGTCTTGTCCATCTCTTTTTACTTCTAGCAGCCATGCCATATGGTTAATGCCTGCGATTTTCTCTTGTATTCCTTCATGATCCATTCCGAGAGAATCAAATAAATCTTTTGTACATACTTGAACACTGTGACAAAGGCCTACCGTCTTTACATTTGTATAGCGCAGCATTGCACCCGTTAGTGTTGCCATTGGATTGGTGTAATTTAAAAACAGCGCATCCGGACATACTTCTTCAATATCTTTTGCAAAATCAAACAGCACTGGAATCGTGCGCAGTGATCTGAAGATTCCTCCAATTCCTACTGTATCTCCAATCGTCTGACGCAAGCCGTATTTTTTAGGAATTTCAAAATCAATGACGGTGCTTGGTTTGTATCCGCCTACTTGAATCGCGTTAATCACATACTTTGCTCCTGTTAAAGCTTCTCTGCGGTTCAAATAGGCTTTAACCGTAATATTCACTTTGTAGTTTTCTTTTAGATTGTTTAGCATATTTTCCGAATCTCTTAAACGCTCAGCATCTATATCGTAAAGTGCAAACTCAAAGCCAGCTAAAGCAGGCACAAACATGCAGTCTCCTAAAATATTTTTTGCAAAAACTGTACTTCCCGCTCCGATAAATGTGATTTTAGACATCGTCATCTTCCTTCCTCGTATTGGTTTTATCCTTTTACAGATCCTGATGAAAGCCCTGCAATAAAGTATTTTTGTAGCACTAAAAATAAAATGGTCATTGGAAGCATCGCAATGATTGCAGCTGCTCCTACTAAGCTAAGATTATTTTGATTTTCGGCAAAAAAGCTCGCTAACGTAACGGTTAATGTATGCATTTCCTTATCTTGAAGGAAGAAAATTGCAAACTGATAGTCGTTCCAAATATAGACGCTTGCAATAATTAAAATAGACGCAGTGACAGGCTTTAGCAGCGGAAATACGATTTTAAAGAAAATCGTTAACGTGCCGGCCCCGTCGATTCTTGCTGCTTCCTCGAGCTCTTTAGAAATAGTGGAGCGAATGAAGCTCGCATATAAAAAGATCGTTAGCGGCAAAAATGCTGCGACATTATTTAAAATAGCAATTTGATACGTGTTCATCATCCCCATATTCACAACCATTTTGTACAGCGGAACTAGTGCTGTTAAAGGCGGTATTACCATCACGGCGATAAAGATAAAATAGACGTACTTATTTAGTTTCGTTTGGCGTCGCGCTAAAGGATACGCAGCCATTGATCCTAAAAAAATAAGCAGAATCGCCGAAACGAATGTAATGATAAATGTATTAACAAAAGAATTTCCTAAGTTCGCTTGCTCCCAAGCCGCTGTGAAATTTTCAAGGTGTATACTTTTTGGAAATACCCATTTTGAACTAAAATCCCCGGTTGCCTTTAAAGAAGTCGTAACTAGAATATAAAAAGGGACAATATGAACGAGCGTTATACAAAGCGCTAGAAAGGTAAAAAATCGTTTTTTCCGTTTATTTGTATAGTCCATCACGCTTCTGTCTCCTTTCGCTTAAAGTACACAAGTGCTGATAAGCTAATGACTAAGATAATGAGCGCCATGCACACACCTTGAGTTGCAGCATAGCCGGCGTCTTGTCTTCTAAAATATAAATCATACATAAAAGTAGACATTGACTGCGATGCATCTCCAGGCCCTCCTCCTGTCAGCGCAACAATGACGTCAAACAGTTTTAAACCTCCGATAATATTTAAAACGACGTTAATTGTAATCGAAGGCATAAGCAGTGGAAGCGTGATGTTTTTAAACTGCTGAAGAGCCGATGCTCCGTCAAGCTGTGCCGCCTCGTAATAATCTTTTGAAATACTTTGCAGCCCCGCTAAATAAATAATCATCGCAATTCCAACGAATTGATACGTATTGACGAACACAATAATCCAAGAGTTAAGCTCCGGAGTCCCCAAAGCATTAATCTTCTCAAAGCCTAAAAATACAAGAAGGTCATTTAAAGCGCCTCCTTGGTAGGCAAAAAAGAAGTACCAGATATACCCCATAATAATTGGGCTGATAATAACTGGAAGGTAGACAATTGTTCTTGTTACAGCTTTCATTTTAATGCTTTGATTGAGAAGCAAAGCATACAACAAGCCAATAATGTTTTGGAAAATTGTACTGCCTATTCCGTAGAGCAGCGTATTTTTTATCACAAGCCAAGTCGTTGGGTCTGCAAGCAAACGTTTATACTGCTGGAGCCCAATCCAATCGTATGTTTGTGAAAATCCATTCCAATTAGTAAAGGAAAGTCTAATTCCGTTAATAAAAGGATAGATAATAAAAACGGTGATAATTACTAAGCCGGGAAGGTACATCCACCATAAAGAAGACTCTGTTTTTAATTTTTTCTTTCGTTTTTCCGTATCTCTTACTACGGAAACCGACTCTTTCCTGACTATTTCATTCATCGTGTTCACTCCTATTTCAGCTTGTGTTGAAAAGAAGCAGAAGACTATCTCCCTGCTTCTTAGCGAACAAGGAACTTTTGCACACTATTTTATTGTTTACTGAGACGCTTGTACTCTTTTTCCATCTCTTTTGATAATTGCTTTGGCGTTAAACTTCCCGCTAGCAATTCTTGACCTGTAGAAGACATCACTGCCCACATACCGCTCGGTAAATACTTTCGGTCGAAGTATGGCTCAACTTTAATATCGCTATACTTATCGTAGTATTCAGAGTAGTAGTTTTGGGTTTTATTGTTTGTCAGAGCCGATGCTGAAGACGTTCCTTCGGCAATCTTTTTGGCAACTTCCGGCTGTGACACAAATTCAATAAATTTTTTCGCTTCTTTAAGGTGCTTAGAATCCTTCCACGCAGCAAGGGTAAAGCGCTCTCCGCCAATCCAGCTTTGCGTGCCCCCTTTATGAATAGCAGGCACCGGTACCGTTCCTACTTTTACTTCGGGATTTAATTCTGTTGCATCCGGTCCAAGAGATCCGCCCACAAATGTAAAAGCAATTTTATTTTGAGCCATTAATTCCGTTGCTTGAGATACTTTTGCGGTTAATACATCTTCATTCAGCAGCCCTTTTTTCTTCATTTCTGCCATTGTTTCCGCTAGAGGCGTATAGTTTGACCAATTGAATGTTCCTTTTTCTAACTGCTTAGCATAGTTCTTATTTTTTGCTGTAATAAGCTGAGGTGTAGCCAGCTGATCAAACACTTGAGCAATATTGCCATTTTCCCCTCCTGGAATCCATAGAGGCGCTACTTCTCCTTTGCTTTTCTTTTTTACTGTTTCTAACGCTGTTATAAATTCATCCATTGTGTTAGGAGGCTTTATTCCGTATTTTTCTAACAGCGTCGCATTATAGCTAATTCCGTCTTTTGCTTGATTTAAAGGATACGCATACACTTTGCCGCTTTTATCTTTTAAAATTTGATTTAGCGCCGGATCCAAATGCTGAACCCAATCCATATCTTTTAAATCTGCTACATACTCCCCGTAGCGAAGCTGAGACCAGCCGTGCGTATCAAATAAATCCGGCATATCATTTGCACCCATTTTCACACGAAGCATATCTTCATAGCCGTTACCCGGAAAATTTGCATCAATTTTAATATCTGGATTTTGTTTTTCAAATTCTGCAATCGCGTTTTGAAGCGCTTTTCTCTCGCCTTTATTACTCATCGTAGAAAAAAGCGTTAACGTTGTTTTCCCATTTCCGCCTGTTGCTGCTTCTTTATTTCCGCAGCCTGCTGCCACAACAGAAAAGACTAGTAATAGAACGAAAAGATACGTAAGCTTTTTCATTTATCTTTTTTCCCCCTTATACTCTATCAAGACATAAATAACTGAATATTCAGTTATTTACACATAGACAAATTCATTGCACAACGAAATAAAGTCACTTATAATTTAATCCTATACTTTTACAAAGGTTCAAAGAGTCCTAGAGATGAAAAAGCTTTTTCATTTACATACTTATCTGCCAATAAGTATGTAGTTTCTAGGGCTTTTTAACCTGCCTTTTTTATGTTTTTTTCTATTTTTCTTCCCCCTTATCACTCTTTATGTATGAATTCTTCTTTTCTATCACCCCCTTTCGAGTTATAGCTTTTAGGTTACTGCTTCTTGAGTAAAGCTCCGCAGCTTTCACGATAAATTAATTTAGTCGGCACCATGACTTTTAAAGGAACGGATCTGCCGCTTAACCGATCTACTAGCAGTTTAACAGCCTGCCTTCCCATTTCTTCGGTATATACTTTAACTGTGGTGAGCGGCGTGCTCGCAAATGCTGCGACATCCACATCATCAAAGCTTACAATCGCTACGTCTTC
The genomic region above belongs to Priestia megaterium and contains:
- a CDS encoding T7SS effector LXG polymorphic toxin, producing MKTLDVDAFHENIQAILDSIKSQKEQIQGLVSQVQAFSSLDDAFKGKGGEAIRSFYETGHASFLTLYHSLLTSYEARLTQITHALRSFEPSEDGYITQPFLQDTIPAHLNQTRNTTVSLVDQANAAIQKVSHLASVSALNDQGFLTEVEQAKNKADKTMNDLVRFDEQQTQSLSAIQDQLTSLNSLLSKVKAGFQNGSIQPGNVSELSALAKKAMTDSGGVSVFEEGIPTTLTRKEKQEKVIKEVGLKKLIQLQAMTPAEQLKEIHKLEKTSPYIREVLTQIQQDTAPANMKKLAELSPAEQAVELEKSPYLQALNDSSTVGMLASQQVLQNATGVEGMLMQSVMSQGQIRSVGTKKTAESFDFTEICENPKAKKEETGIKAVVKDVGEGAITLAKGTVTGTKGVVQDVWAGMGERADKRYNSLYDFGNYITMGGFDGAVSFKEGLIERGEKSFDSPYDFVNHATMGLLDVGQQALNPDKPLSKEHWENSMFLFASVIGGAKPAGAVKSVPKVTNVPRVPAHKATKTLSNMRNVVSPKAASNWSKKVYEPVQKKLQPLLDAEIPTLRPRPQLVGIGEALPGKTVGEALNGLTTYKMGNVSKGQSKALEKVEKPGGKADVEGVYDQDAVVKGNIRYKEGYYIEHLTGKVEKCTKRHGVSGGHNYDEFKKYFDNSDQYKLDEVKKDEHPDVKGVYDIEYRLKVEIKDYRGQGTGEFKFVPKEDKPPHKKTVYDPALISSDEIVRLGNEAMEEGIESSRVKQLKGQTNKQMIRGVSSNGLKFEGFKNTDTGEIENFYPVLKFGQN
- a CDS encoding DUF5344 family protein, which translates into the protein MADEIKVIDGEINRTLSDLSAAAQQFQPLFPFHVGSGQELEVLDELNQLNQQLQTLIVDYKQTLLDDLNATKKSVQSIKEADEKAANAAK
- a CDS encoding YwqH-like family protein, with the protein product MNEMFVAHLYTQVKQAHEDIQQLTASKNTLTEVKGELERAKEKVKEPELTSATWSGSLAVGFEDIRTAMLDEYDDLLTRQLTDAITTIDAKITALQSDIQGMERAIKMQEDEAKDKV
- a CDS encoding GDYXXLXY domain-containing protein, whose protein sequence is MREKLVRLGYLLGLALVLSGILYFFASNWQGFDRYIKIALSVGLMLLFYGSAFVVRKLLPQQAFLSHWTLLAGALSFGLSIALLSQIYNTHAESYWLFLIWLVPVILFSFFTKYQPFYVLSFVLFQFTMAFFISPTGAVSQRGEHETLLLYAGMALVNLLIFWIIKKKQRSSPVIIYAAFCLFHYIFLTVSLPDFTGSSSLRIGLIVFYLLFLLSSFFYFSKVKPQRSFLGISIVAFALFVIEQFFSFIFKHYAEWSLFLALGFVILFIGASVWFVKWLTANTSAQKTSLRVIKRIAVIGITAIASVIGSSSLGGLVTLITGTYPTNGMLVIGVLLIVACYLIKADIPTVKYTLLMMGVLISGGASFFVNDILFFIYVIALVALLVFTKHTPVRLLLFVLVQGLLLIKVPTAYYDTIKIDYVLLALFLLNAAVYAINVHHAFKKAALLLAFIFLLSLTELSEPSFLNIIYCTVFFVISTVFLFVTVRKEPKYDFIVGMIFWFVFLAMKYYDFVWDLFNKSLVLVILGLIFLFLSRKWDLSTPDQPQPSFLDRSRTAVWIIILVQLIMLGGIFTKNEVLLQNGKEIKLALQPIDPRSLLQGDYVELNYDIAHVTLPHVKDGEKVKLVLRPDKQGVYKYAKIYQADDDWNKPYTSKEKDVVITGSYHDWGIQYGIEHYFIPEGTGSKVESEARFATVRVGKNGDAIVTKVGK
- the abc-f gene encoding ribosomal protection-like ABC-F family protein, with translation MLLLEAINIEKSYGDRLLFQAEKLQVHRGERIGIVGKNGEGKSTLLHILMKKMSPDQGIVQTYGRSSLIPQLDIQPTGDVSPEMKSQWSVPTEADFLSGGEETRKKIASALSSGAELLAADEPTSHLDVKGVEKFEEEMKSFTGSLLLISHDRELLNRLCTSIWEVEGGKIHCYEGNYQEYVTQKKHAVERQQFEYEQYVKEKQRLELASEEKSQKSKSLKKAPSRMGNSEARLHKRAVGKQKAKLDRSAKAIETRIEKLEKKEKPKEMEEIHFDLSQFHQVHSKQVLSFDKVSASAGNHILFQNLKGGVKPGAKVAIVGKNGAGKSTLLNMIEQRTEGITVAKPVKLGFFHQRLENLDPAKTILENIKEDSPYTEQFIRTVLSRLLFKREDVYKKVEMLSGGERVKTALAKVFLGNYNVLLLDEPTNYLDLHTKEALQEVLKAYPGTILFVTHDRYFVKKLATHVLTLKQSKAELAAIEDTGKSKKASQQQNEAEKLALQLELTKVISELSITPEGKDKQRLEKRYEELLEERKRLNRKEG
- the melA gene encoding alpha-glucosidase/alpha-galactosidase, with the translated sequence MSKITFIGAGSTVFAKNILGDCMFVPALAGFEFALYDIDAERLRDSENMLNNLKENYKVNITVKAYLNRREALTGAKYVINAIQVGGYKPSTVIDFEIPKKYGLRQTIGDTVGIGGIFRSLRTIPVLFDFAKDIEEVCPDALFLNYTNPMATLTGAMLRYTNVKTVGLCHSVQVCTKDLFDSLGMDHEGIQEKIAGINHMAWLLEVKRDGQDLYPEIKRLAKEKQRTKHHDMVRFELMDKFGYYITESSEHNAEYHPYFIKHKYPNLVDQFNIPLDEYPRRCEEQISNWESMREEMVNNSQLTHTRSHEYGSRIIEAMETNVPFKFAGNVLNTGGLISNLPTKACVEVPCVVDRSGIMPTYVGDLPEQLAALNRTNINTQLLTIEAAVTRKREHIYQAAMLDPHTNAELSMDDIIRMCDDLIEAHGEWLPDFTGKVNQYV
- a CDS encoding carbohydrate ABC transporter permease encodes the protein MDYTNKRKKRFFTFLALCITLVHIVPFYILVTTSLKATGDFSSKWVFPKSIHLENFTAAWEQANLGNSFVNTFIITFVSAILLIFLGSMAAYPLARRQTKLNKYVYFIFIAVMVIPPLTALVPLYKMVVNMGMMNTYQIAILNNVAAFLPLTIFLYASFIRSTISKELEEAARIDGAGTLTIFFKIVFPLLKPVTASILIIASVYIWNDYQFAIFFLQDKEMHTLTVTLASFFAENQNNLSLVGAAAIIAMLPMTILFLVLQKYFIAGLSSGSVKG